Below is a genomic region from bacterium.
AAACTTCAAGGCGCCCTTTGAAGGAAGGTTCTGCGCGGGGCGTTATCTTGATTACGATACTATTCCGTTTCAACCTGCATGAGCACCCTCATCTCGTTTTTCTCAACCTATATCTTCCTGCTTTCCGCCAGGGAAGTGCAAAAGCAAATCCTGATCCTAGGCGCGCTTTTCGCGCTCATCACTCCCTTTATTGAACACGCAAATCTCGCCGACTGGTGGTCGCCGGTATTCGTCTGGGATACGTTTTTCCATATCGAAGACCTGCTCTTCGGTTTCGGGCTTACCGGCACGGCCCTTGGCACCTACTTTTGGATTTCAAAGGGCGTTCGCGCGAAGATCGAAAAGCAGGCGGTCTTTCCCCGCGCCTCTAAAGTTGTCCTGACGATTGCCGCGGCATGCCTTATGTTCGGACCCTTTTATCTTATGCATATTCCGTCGTTCTATACCGAAATCACCTGCATGATCGTGCTCTCCGCATGCGTATGCGCGAGGGTTCCGAGAATGATTCTTCCGGCCATCGCCACCGGAATCATACTTACGCTTATCGTTTTGCCCGGGTATTTTGTCGCGACGCATTTCCATCCCGGATGGATACAGGAGTACTGGAAGCTCGCGGGCTGGCCGGGAGAGCTGTTCCTCGGCGTCCCGATAGGCGAGTATGTTTTCTACCTGCTCTCGGGGTTGTTCATTCCGGCGTTTGCGGAAGCGTTCTTCGCGAAGAAGTAAGGCGCCTCACTTCGCCTGTCCATTCAATTCCGCAGTCCCTGCGCGCCGGAATAGCAGGGCCGATCCGATCCATACCAGGACGAAGAAAGTGTTCAAGACGAATACCCCAAAGACGCCGGGAGGCTCAAAAAGGAGGGGCTTCCAGAAAACGAGCGCGATCACGGGAACCAGGGCCTGGGCAAGGGCCGTTATACCCAGTGCGCGCGCCATTCCGCGGGGCCTAAAGCGTGCGATACAGGCGCTCACGAATCCGATCGCGAGCACCGCAAAGTACAGCCCGTTGGGGCTGTCCAAGTCCCCGTCCCCGATGATGCCGACGGCCGCGTTTATCCAGACAAGAAGCACCGCTGTCGCCACCGCAAGGCCGACCGCCGTTCGATATGCGCCATTGTTCCTCGTTTCCGCTACCAGCTCATAGACAAGGCACGCGCCAAAGAGAAGCGCGCCCATGAAAACGAAATCGAAGAAGGTCCAGTGCCAGCCGTCCCCGTCGACTCCGCTGCCAAGAAGCGTCAGCGCAAGCGGTATCGCGAGTATAAGCGCGACGACGGCGGCCCAGACGATCAGTCTGCCTGCGGTGCTTCGCATTGTTTTGTGGCTATGATAACCGCCTCAGGGACAGTGAGGTTTCCGTCTGCAAGTCTCGCTCTCGAGGTCGTATACTTAGAAGTACGATGGACGCATTTCACGAAACTATTCTCAGAATCGTACGCAGCATCCCGCACGGGAGCGTCGCGAGCTACGGCCAGGTAGCGGAATATGCGGGCGCACCCAAAGCCACGCGGGAAACCGGATGGGCTATGCACGCCCTTGGCGGGACGCCAGATTTCCCCTGGTGGAGGGTGCTGAGTAGTGCGGGACGGATCAGCCTCCAGGAAAATTCGGGCACAAGCCCTCAGGCGCAGCAGAAGCTCCTTGAGGACGAGGGCATAGAATTTGCAGCTCCTCTTGCGCTTGATATCGAGCGCTACCGGTACCGGGCCGATACGACCGCGCTCAAGGCTTTCGGGCTCAGTCCGGAGCGCGCCGGGGCCCTGTCTGAAAAATATCGCGCGAATCAGTTGCCGCTCCTTTAATTAATAATTATTCCGTGCGGCTCCTTGTTGCCGGGGGCAACGGGCTTTAGTATGGAAGCATACGCGCCCGCGCTGTTTATCCTTTAATTTTACGCACCATGATCCGCCATCGACTTCTTTCCGGCATCGGCCTTCTCGCATTGGTAGGTATGTTCGGTGGCATACACGCGCCAAGCGTACACGCCGCGGCACTATGCGTATTCGACCGCGACCTCGAGCTCGGGATAGAAGGAACGGACGTGCGCTGCCTCCAGCAGTATCTCAATAGCGCGGGCTTCACCGTCTCCCTAAGCGGCGTCGGGTCTCCCGGCCACGAGACAACTCAGTTCAAGGACCTCACTAAAAAAGCGGTAGCGGCATGGCAGGCGGCAAACGGGATCAGCGCGACAGGATATTTCGGTCCGGTTTCGCGCGCGAAGTACCTCAGGCTTGCCGGGGGAGCTCCGTCGGCTCCGGCCGCATCGGGCGACGAGGCCCTCAAGGCCCAGATCGCGTCCCTTCTCGCGCAGGTGAATGCGCTCAAGACATCCGCCCCGGCTGCCGCAAGCGGCAAGGCGCTTGACGCCCAGAATGCGATCAAGAAGGCGATAACGATGCTAAAGAACGCGGATGACGAGATAGACGACGCGAGCGGCGATATCGGATACGCGGACAAGGAGCTCGACGACGCGCGTGATTCCCTCTTCAGTGCGGTTAACTGGTACTTCAAGAACGATTTCGCCCAGGCCGTCACGGATGCGGACAAGGCATACGAGAAGGCGACCGACGCGTTTAAGGACGCGGGCGGGGAGACGAGCGAGGACAAGACCGACGACTATATCGACAAGATAAGCGACAAGCTCGACGACGCGCGGGACAAGGTCGATGATTCGGACAGCTCGAACGTAAAGGAAGCGGACAACGATCTCGACGATGCGGAGGACTATCTCGACAA
It encodes:
- a CDS encoding MGMT family protein, encoding MDAFHETILRIVRSIPHGSVASYGQVAEYAGAPKATRETGWAMHALGGTPDFPWWRVLSSAGRISLQENSGTSPQAQQKLLEDEGIEFAAPLALDIERYRYRADTTALKAFGLSPERAGALSEKYRANQLPLL
- a CDS encoding peptidoglycan-binding protein, giving the protein MIRHRLLSGIGLLALVGMFGGIHAPSVHAAALCVFDRDLELGIEGTDVRCLQQYLNSAGFTVSLSGVGSPGHETTQFKDLTKKAVAAWQAANGISATGYFGPVSRAKYLRLAGGAPSAPAASGDEALKAQIASLLAQVNALKTSAPAAASGKALDAQNAIKKAITMLKNADDEIDDASGDIGYADKELDDARDSLFSAVNWYFKNDFAQAVTDADKAYEKATDAFKDAGGETSEDKTDDYIDKISDKLDDARDKVDDSDSSNVKEADNDLDDAEDYLDKAYDAFDDEKYDDAKSYAAKARDLIDDALDVLESKGDKNDAKDAISDAENAIDDAQDAIDKADDRGKDVDDANDMLDDAKAKLKKANSVYDDKDYDKAVDYANDAEDLANDAQDEV